A genomic stretch from Chryseobacterium sp. SNU WT5 includes:
- a CDS encoding MarR family winged helix-turn-helix transcriptional regulator, translating to MELNLIIDILSELDTFQKAQPNAQTSLEDFRLYLNEKAYEKETPRNLTQKFDLEVFDLENEIAKQVIMLGRYSKHLIKKSLENHPDLVNEDFTYLFRMMDYPSLTKMQLIEKNAHEKQSGIEIIKRLVRNGLFVESPDENDKRSTRISVTEKGKKVFQESMKDITVVSKIMSGKLTGEEKTQLLGSLKKLNTFHHTIYTNLRNEAPEEILKLVDND from the coding sequence AAAGCACAACCAAACGCGCAGACGAGTTTAGAAGATTTTCGATTATATTTAAATGAGAAAGCATACGAAAAAGAAACCCCTAGAAATTTAACTCAAAAGTTTGATTTAGAAGTTTTCGACCTTGAAAATGAAATCGCCAAACAGGTAATTATGTTGGGAAGATATTCTAAACATTTAATTAAAAAATCATTGGAAAATCATCCCGATTTAGTGAATGAAGATTTCACCTATCTTTTTAGAATGATGGATTATCCGTCGTTGACGAAAATGCAGCTGATTGAGAAAAACGCACACGAAAAACAATCAGGTATTGAGATCATCAAACGCTTGGTGCGGAATGGTCTATTTGTAGAAAGCCCGGATGAAAATGATAAAAGAAGTACCCGAATTTCAGTGACCGAAAAAGGAAAAAAAGTCTTCCAGGAATCAATGAAAGATATCACTGTAGTTTCTAAAATTATGTCTGGTAAACTGACAGGTGAAGAGAAAACACAGTTGTTGGGATCACTGAAAAAACTCAACACTTTTCACCATACGATTTACACTAATTTGCGAAACGAAGCGCCAGAAGAAATCTTGAAATTGGTAGATAATGACTGA